A stretch of Macadamia integrifolia cultivar HAES 741 chromosome 7, SCU_Mint_v3, whole genome shotgun sequence DNA encodes these proteins:
- the LOC122084701 gene encoding caffeic acid 3-O-methyltransferase-like: MPSTINQSPEAFNETEVLMASELATGSVVHMVLKAAIELNLLEIMAKAGPAKKLSATEIAALLPTQNPDAPVMLDRMLRLLASYSILTCSQVTTDDDRVQRVYCLGPVSRHLVPNQYGVSLAPLLLMVHHKAYIDSWHHLKDAVLEGGIAFNKAHGMNIFEYLGMDPSFNEVFNKTMLNLSILVMKGILGIYDGFEKANAVVDVGGGLGENIDLITSKYPMIKGINFDLPHVIAAAPSYPGVEHVAGDMFVSIPKGDIILMKMILHNWSDEHCLKLLKKCHEALPEDGKVVVLETILSAAPETNVLAKEAFRTDLLMMAQHIGGKERTEKEYRALAKEAGFNGCRFICRVLASSVLEFYKTK, encoded by the exons ATGCCTTCAACCATAAATCAGTCCCCCGAAGCTTTCAATGAAACCGAAGTACTAATGGCATCGGAACTAGCAACGGGCTCGGTCGTTCATATGGTATTGAAAGCTGCCATCGAGCTCAATCTGCTAGAGATCATGGCTAAAGCTGGCCCAGCAAAGAAGCTTTCCGCGACAGAGATTGCAGCTCTCCTCCCTACACAGAACCCAGATGCCCCTGTTATGCTTGATCGTATGTTGCGTCTCTTGGCCAGTTATTCCATTCTCACTTGTTCTCAGGTCACTACTGATGATGATCGAGTTCAAAGGGTCTACTGTTTAGGCCCTGTTAGCAGACACTTGGTTCCTAACCAATATGGAGTTTCATTAGCTCCTTTGCTCCTCATGGTTCATCACAAGGCCTACATCGATAGCTG GCACCACTTGAAAGATGCAGTTCTTGAAGGTGGAATTGCTTTTAACAAGGCCCATGGAATGAACATCTTTGAGTACCTTGGTATGGATCCAAGTTTCAATGAAGTTTTCAACAAAACAATGCTTAACCTGTCCATCTTAGTCATGAAGGGAATACTTGGAATTTATGATGGGTTTGAGAAGGCCAATGCGGTGGTTGATGTGGGTGGTGGATTAGGGGAAAATATTGACTTGATCACTTCCAAGTATCCTATGATTAAGGGTATTAACTTTGATTTGCCACATGTGATAGCTGCCGCTCCTTCTTATCCTG GGGTGGAGCATGTTGCGGGGGATATGTTTGTAAGTATTCCGAAAGGAGACATCATACTAATGAAG ATGATACTTCATAACTGGAGTGATGAGCATTGCCTGAAGTTATTGAAGAAGTGTCATGAAGCATTGCCAGAAGATGGAAAGGTGGTGGTTTTGGAGACTATTCTTTCAGCAGCGCCTGAAACTAATGTGCTGGCCAAAGAGGCCTTTCGAACAGACTTGCTTATGATGGCTCAACACATTGGAGGGAAGGAGAGGACGGAGAAGGAATATAGGGCATTGGCAAAGGAGGCTGGGTTTAATGGTTGTAGATTCATTTGTCGAGTTTTGGCCTCCTCCGTCCTAGAATTCTACAAAACGAAGTGA
- the LOC122084768 gene encoding uncharacterized protein LOC122084768 — protein sequence MGRQKEKFWQHAEQLDSSHFKCKFCEKQVYGGVTRLKYHLAKVSGHDVASCEKVSDDVQAEALLAINSESSSKKRKSCTSGESIVGSSPLAITSQRQSTMEEMIPKMDKSTWEKSLCDLFIKNNISFNVVQSDAFINFVKCTARYGLSVPIPSYGTLRGRIIPEARKDLKKYVEEVKFSWKQTGCTFMSDSWTDLKKRSFLNVIAYSPGGALFLKSEECSHAKLTAFYIFDILEKEIESIGPNLVVQLISDNASNYSSALDMLTGKYRWLFKTRCAAHGINLMLKDIYEKSIVEVEEKLRLLVASAEWRSLRNSRSLEAERVVDTIQRESFWNDSKEILRFMEPIIRVLRLVDGDGTISGYLYEAMERARELLFSTPLIFLVKDSKRFLK from the exons atgggaagacaaaaagaaaagttttggcAACATGCTGAGCAACTTGATAGTTcacatttcaaatgcaaattttgtgaaaaacaaGTTTATGGAGGGGTCACTCGACTCAAGTATCATTTAGCTAAGGTTAGTGGTCATGATGTTGCCTCTTGTGAGAAAGTATCAGATGATGTCCAAGCAGAAGCTCTTCTTGCTATTAATTCTGAATCAAGTAGCAAAAAGCGGAAGAGTTGTACCAGTGGTGAGAGTATAGTTGGTTCTTCTCCTTTAGCTATAACTAGTCAAAGGCAGTCCACAATGGAGGAAATGATCCCTAAGATGGACAAATCAACTTGGGAGAAATCTCTTTGTgatctttttattaaaaataacatttctttcaatgttgttCAATCGGATGCTTTCATCAATTTTGTGAAGTGCACAGCCCGTTATGGTCTTAGTGTTCCTATTCCAAGTTATGGAACCCTTCGTGGAAGAATAATTCCTGAAGCAAGAAAGGACCTTAAAAAATATGttgaagaagtaaaattttcttggaAGCAAACTGGTTGTACATTCATGTCTGATTCATGGACTGACTTGAAGAAGCGGTCTTTTCTTAATGTGATTGCTTATTCCCCAGGTGGTGCTCTCTTTTTGAAGTCAGAGGAGTGTTCTCATGCTAAATTGACTGctttttatatatttgatattcttgaaAAAGAGATTGAAAGTATTGGCCCAAATTTAGTGGTTCAGCTAATTTCAGACAATGCATCCAATTATTCAAGTGCACTTGATATGCTTACTGGAAAGTATCGTTGGTTGTTTAAGACTCGATGTGCAGCCCATGGTATCAATCTAATGTTGAAGGATATCTATGAAAAG tcaattgttgaagtggaagagaagcTTAGACTCCTAGTTGCATCAGCTGAGTGGAGGAGTCTAAGAAATTCGAGATCTTTAGAAGCAGAACGAGTAGTGGACACCATTCAAAGGGAGTCGTTTTGGaatgattcaaaagagattttgagatttatggaACCAATCATTCGAGTTCTCCGTTTGGTTGATGGTGATGGAACTATATCAGGGTATTTGTATGAAGCAATGGAAAGAGCAAGAGAG CTGCTGTTTTCAACCCCActtatttttttagtgaaagatTCAAAAAGATTCCTCAAATGA